A single genomic interval of Ammospiza nelsoni isolate bAmmNel1 chromosome 25, bAmmNel1.pri, whole genome shotgun sequence harbors:
- the GNL2 gene encoding nucleolar GTP-binding protein 2: MVKPRYKGRCSINPSRASTNPDRIGGEGGNNMRDRATIRRLNMYRQKERRNKRGKIIKPLQYQSTVAPGTVARVEPNIKWFGNTRVIKQSSLQKFQEEMETVMKDPYRVIMKQKKLPMSLFHDRIKPHTSRVHILDTETFETTFGPKAQRKRPNLSASDVQSLVENAEASSESYDQGKDRDLVTEDTGVRDEAQEEIFKKGQSKRIWGELYKVIDSSDVVVQVLDARDPMGTRSPHVESYLKKEKPWKHLIFVLNKCDLIPTWATKRWVTVLSQEYPTLAFHASLTNPFGKGAFIQLLRQFGKLHSDKKQISVGFIGYPNVGKSSVINTLRSKKVCSVAPIAGETKVWQYITLMRRIFLIDCPGVVYPSGDSETDIVLKGVVQVEKIKSPEDHICAVLERAKEEYIRKTYKIECWTDTVDFLEKLAARTGKLLKGGEPDLQTVSKMVLNDWQRGRIPFFVMPPMAEPVAGQPAPQPPVLEAAVTSSQDITEEKVFELVAPAVEAAEEGNNTNNEIRQLMSHVRQNFGRINVAPQFSEEDLVPVDVPGFDDTDHESTGEEEEEEEEEEEKNEEHPGEEELQMAPGVQESSKAVLKALEDKIAKYRKFLDKAKAKRFSAIRIPKRLSDQVFAKSVEKAEEPKETGDRGTEKKRKMKEEESDDDDQLGKQPCKKLTSKERRRAERQQRSKKVGVRYYETHNVKNKNKNKKKTGLEGQRSKHKKYNHKQ; encoded by the exons ATGGTGAAGCCGCGCTACAAGGGCCGCTGCTCCATCAACCCCTCCCGCGCCAGCACCAACCCCG ATCGCATCGGGGGCGAGGGAGGGAACAACATGCGGGACCGAGCGACCATCCGGCGGCTCAACATGTACCGGCAGAAGGAGCGCAG GAACAAACGTGGCAAAATCATCAAACCTCTGCAGTATCAGTCAACTGTGGCACCAGGCACTGTTGCAAGAGTGGAACCAAATATCAAATGGTTTG GAAATACTCGTGTGATCAAGCAATCATCCCTGCAGAAATtccaggaggagatggagacTGTAATGAAGGATCCTTACAGGGTGATCATGAAGCAGAAGAAGCTGCCCATGTCCCTGTTCCACGACAGGATCAAACCACAC ACCTCCAGAGTTCACATTCTTGACACAGAAACATTTGAAACAACGTTTGGCCccaaagcacagaggaaaagacCAAATCTGTCTGCAAGTGATGTGCAGTCTCTGGTGGAGAATGCTGAGGCTTCATCAGAGTCTTATGACCAGGGCAAGGACCGAGACCTGGTGACAGAGGACACTGGTGTAAG GGATGAAGCACAAGAGGAAATCTTTAAGAAAGGACAGTCCAAAAGAATCTGGGGTGAGCTCTACAAG gtgATTGACTCATCAGATGTTGTTGTTCAAGTTCTGGATGCCCGAGATCCCATGGGCACTCGCTCCCCTCACGTGGAATCCTACCTTAAAAAGGAGAAGCCTTGGAAACATCTCATTTTTGTCCTGAACAAATGTGATCTCATTCCTACCTGGGCCACT AAGCGTTGGGTCACTGTCCTTTCCCAGGAGTATCCAACACTTGCTTTCCATGCCAGCCTCACAAACCCATTCGGCAAAGGTGCCTTCATCCAGCTCCTCAGGCAGtttggaaag TTACACTCTGACAAGAAGCAGATCAGTGTGGGATTCATTGGTTACCCCAACGTTGGCAAGAGCTCAGTGATCAATACCCTGAGGTCCAAGAAGGTCTGCAGTGTGGCCCCCATTGCAGGGGAAACAAAG GTGTGGCAGTACATCACCTTGATGCGGCGGATCTTCCTCATCGACTGCCCCGGGGTGGTTTATCCATCAGGAGACTCAGAGACAGACATTGTGCTCAAGGGAGTG GTTCAAGTTGAAAAGATTAAGAGCCCTGAAGATCAtatttgtgctgtgctggaaagAGCCAAAGAGGAGTACAtcaggaagacatacaaaatTGAGTGCTGGACGGATACAGTGGACTTCCTTGAGAAACTTGCTGCTAGGACTGGAAAACTGCTAAAG GGTGGTGAGCCTGACTTGCAGACTGTGAGCAAGATGGTTCTCAATGactggcagaggggcagaatcccttTCTTTGTGATGCCACCAATGGCAGAACCAGTGGCAGGTCAGCCAGCTCCCCAG CCTCctgtgctggaagcagctgTGACATCCAGCCAAGATATCACTGAGGAGAAAGTCTTTGAGTTGGTGGCAccagctgtggaggcagcagaggaggggaaCAACACAAACAATGAAATCAGGCAGCTCATGTCCCACGTGCGGCAGAACTTCGGCAGGATTAACGTGGCACCTCAGTTCTCAGAAGAAGACCTGGTTCCTGTGGATGTGCCAGGCTTTGATGACACTGACCATGAATCCactggagaggaggaagaggaggaggaagaggaggaagagaagaatgAGGAAcatccaggagaggaggaaTTGCAGATGGCACCAGGTGTGCAGGAGAGCTCTAAAGCAGTTCTTAAGGCTTTGGAGGACAAGattgcaaaatacagaaaatttttGGATAAAGCCAAGGCCAAGAGATTCTCAGCAATAAG AATCCCCAAGCGACTGAGTGACCAAGTGTTTGCAAAATCCGTGGAGAAGGCTGAAGAacccaaagaaactggagaCAGAG gcacagagaagaaaagaaagatgaaagaagaggaaagtgATGATGATGACCAGTTGGGTAAACAGCCTTGTAAGAAACTCACATCCAAAGAA aGGAGACGAGCCGAGAGGCAGCAGCGCTCCAAGAAAGTCGGAGTCCGCTATTATGAAACTCACAACGTgaaaaataagaataagaacaagaaaaaaactggCTTGGAGGGACAAAGATCAAAGCACAAAAAATACAACCATAAGCAATAG